One region of Oryza sativa Japonica Group chromosome 5, ASM3414082v1 genomic DNA includes:
- the LOC9270759 gene encoding uncharacterized protein isoform X2 — protein MAAMLAPAALPPRGLQSKAVGNAESQLLLHGKGCIVADAIIFAAKSNERRRKSQSISQGPTFISEEASSSGSGENPTTSLEVNANDVTTDEKFTVAPRNAVLQACTLTSSLLLAGGLVLREASHFASLNGWPVADPMNLSFNFETWHLELIAGLVIIISSSRYILLQTWPDFRYSSETANRQILTSLETFDYIVVACLPGISEEVLFRGALMPIFGLNWISAFVTSAIFGILHLGNGRKYSFAIWATFVGVAYGLATIASSSIIVPMASHSINNIIGGLIWRFTNNTERE, from the exons ATGGCGGCGATGCTCGCGCCGGCCGCGCTCCCGCCCCGAGGTTTACAGAGTAAGGCG GTTGGAAATGCGGAGTCGCAGTTGTTGCTACATGGAAAAGGTTGCATAGTGGCCGACGCAAT AATATTTGCAGCAAAGAGTAATGAAAGGAGGAGGAAATCACAAAGTATATCTCAAGGTCCAACATTTATAAGTGAAGAAGCTTCTTCTTCAGGCAGTGGCGAAAACCCCACCACCAGCCTTGAGGTCAATGCCAATGATGTTACTACTGACGAGAAATTCACAGTTGCCCCAAGGAATGCGGTTCTTCAGGCTTGTACTCTCACATCTAGCTTACTCCTTGCAGGAGGTCTCGTTCTTCGTGAG GCATCACATTTTGCATCTTTGAATGGATGGCCGGTTGCTGACCCTATGAATTTGTCAT TCAATTTTGAGACCTGGCATCTTGAGTTGATTGCAGGACTTGTAATAATAATATCATCTAGCAGATATATTCTTCTACAGACATGGCCAGATTTCAGATATTCCAGTGAGACTGCAAATAGACAA ATCCTTACTTCACTGGAGACTTTCGATTATATCGTAGTTGCTTGTCTTCCTGGGATAAGCGag GAGGTGCTGTTTCGAGGGGCATTGATGCCTATCTTTGGACTGAACTGGATAAGTGCCTTTGTAACTAGTGCCATTTTCGGTATTCTTCACTTGGGCAATGGCAGAAAATATTCATTTGCAATCTG GGCAACGTTTGTTGGCGTAGCATATGGTTTAGCTACCATAGCTTCTTCAAGCATCATAGTTCCAATGGCTTCTCACTCCATAAACAATATTATCGGAGGCCTAATTTGGCGCTTTACCAACAATACAGAAAGAGAATAG
- the LOC4338320 gene encoding protein NUCLEOLAR FACTOR 1 isoform X2: MRVNDCNGASWLLYALYIICSFHRHVSRIITNEEVNALLKQKCKFKWEVPAEDIPKSKWVGTGEKMEGAYVDLIGGVKGKLRDHWQNTLSDQLNSRLNFFSLCSSYRDIMHCNKKPFYLKGGSTVDSSTMDSYLMHALNHINRTREIVVKNDAKLRSDPSKDILDDNSFLDQGFTRPKVLFLLPLKSIARRVVKRLIQLSPLSQKDIIAKFEGKFGESDDEVEEPVQSNKPADFDLLFAGDTDDEFLFGIKYTKKSMNLFSNFYSSDIIVASPLALIKKINGVDDNGKEPAKERDFDFLSSIEIVVVDHADVILMQSWSHLYAVFEQLNQLPSKEHGTNVMRIRPWYLDQHARYYRQTILLSSYLTPEMNALFNGLCLNYEGKVKLVTEFKGVLSKIQFEAPQVYERFDASSITEVDDARFDHFCKKVYPKIQESDEGRVLLFVSSYFEYIRIRNFLKSQEASFCRIGETTSQQDISRARLWFFEGKKKILLYSERSHFYHRYKIRGAHHLIIYSLPGRKEFYPELVNMLSESENRKCTVFFSRLDLLKLERIVGTFAAQRLVSSDKSIFVFR, from the exons ATGAGGGTTAATGACTGCAATGGTGCATCATGGCTCCTCTATGCCCTATATATAATCTG TTCATTTCATCGCCATGTTAGTCGCATCATAACGAATGAAGAAGTCAATGCATTACTAAAGCAGAAGTGTAAATTTAAATGGGAGGTGCCTGCAGAGGACATTCCAAAATCCAAATGGGTTGGAACAGGTGAAAAAATGGAG GGAGCTTATGTTGATCTTATTGGTGGTGTCAAAGGAAAGTTGAGGGATCATTGGCAGAATACCCTCTCTGATCAGTTGAATTCTAGATTGAATTTCTTCTCACTTT gTAGTAGCTATCGTGACATAATGCATTGTAATAAGAAGCCATTTTATCTAAAAGGAGGTAGCACTGTGGATTCCAGTACAATGGACTCCTATCTTATGCATGCT TTGAATCATATTAACAGAACGAGAGAGATTGTTGTAAAAAATGATGCGAAGCTTAGGAGTGACCCTAGCAAAGATATTTTGGATGATAACTCATTCCTCGATCAGGGCTTTACACGTCCAAAG GTTCTTTTCCTGTTACCTCTAAAAAGCATTGCGAGGCGTGTTGTGAAGAGGTTGATCCAACTGTCCCCACTGTCACAAAAG GATATCATTGCAAAATTCGAAGGGAAGTTTGGCGAATCAGATGATGAAGTAGAGGAGCCTGTTCAAAGTAATAAACCTGCAGACTTTGACCTACTGTTTGCTGGAGATACTGATGATGAGTTCCTTTTTGGGATAAAATATACAAA AAAATCTATGAATCTGTTCAGCAACTTCTACTCATCTGATATCATTGTTGCATCTCCTTTGGCACTTATAAAG AAAATCAATGGAGTTGATGACAACGGAAAGGAACCTGCCAAGGAAAGGGATTTTGATTTCCTATCATCAATTGAA ATAGTGGTGGTTGATCACGCAGATGTGATTCTTATGCAG AGTTGGTCACATCTGTATGCTGTGTTTGAACAATTAAATCAGTTGCCATCAAAGGAACATGGAACCAATGTGATGCGTATTAGGCCATG GTACTTGGATCAGCATGCACGTTACTATCGGCAAACAATACTCTTGAGCTCTTATCTTACTCCAG AGATGAATGCTTTATTCAATGGATTATGCTTGAATTATGAGGGGAAG GTTAAGCTGGTGACTGAATTTAAAGGTGTTCTTTCTAAAATACAGTTTGAAGCACCGCAG gtgtatgaaaggtttgatgcaTCTTCTATTACTGAAGTTGATGATGCTCGCTTTGATCATTTCTGCAAGAAG GTGTACCCAAAGATTCAGGAGTCAGATGAG GGTCGGGTGTTGCTATTCGTCAGTTCATACTTTGAATATATTAGGATAAGAAACTTCTTAAAATCTCAGGAAGCATCGTTTTGTAGAATTGGGGA GACAACATCGCAACAAGATATATCACGTGCAAGACTCTGGTTTTTTGAGGGCAAGAAAAAAATCTTACTTTATAGTGAGAGATCTCATTTCTACCACAGATACAAG ATCAGGGGAGCACACCATTTGATTATCTACTCTTTGCCAGGGAGAAAGGAATTTTACCCAGAG CTTGTAAACATGCTCAGTGAATCAGAAAACAGGAAATGCACCGTCTTTTTTTCACGTCTGGATCTTCTGaag TTAGAACGAATTGTTGGGACGTTTGCTGCACAAAGGTTGGTTTCTTCAGATAAGAGCATTTTCGTGTTCCGCTGA
- the LOC9270759 gene encoding uncharacterized protein isoform X1: MAAMLAPAALPPRGLQSWKCGVAVVATWKRLHSGRRNAVRIFAAKSNERRRKSQSISQGPTFISEEASSSGSGENPTTSLEVNANDVTTDEKFTVAPRNAVLQACTLTSSLLLAGGLVLREASHFASLNGWPVADPMNLSFNFETWHLELIAGLVIIISSSRYILLQTWPDFRYSSETANRQILTSLETFDYIVVACLPGISEEVLFRGALMPIFGLNWISAFVTSAIFGILHLGNGRKYSFAIWATFVGVAYGLATIASSSIIVPMASHSINNIIGGLIWRFTNNTERE, translated from the exons ATGGCGGCGATGCTCGCGCCGGCCGCGCTCCCGCCCCGAGGTTTACAGA GTTGGAAATGCGGAGTCGCAGTTGTTGCTACATGGAAAAGGTTGCATAGTGGCCGACGCAAT GCTGTCAGAATATTTGCAGCAAAGAGTAATGAAAGGAGGAGGAAATCACAAAGTATATCTCAAGGTCCAACATTTATAAGTGAAGAAGCTTCTTCTTCAGGCAGTGGCGAAAACCCCACCACCAGCCTTGAGGTCAATGCCAATGATGTTACTACTGACGAGAAATTCACAGTTGCCCCAAGGAATGCGGTTCTTCAGGCTTGTACTCTCACATCTAGCTTACTCCTTGCAGGAGGTCTCGTTCTTCGTGAG GCATCACATTTTGCATCTTTGAATGGATGGCCGGTTGCTGACCCTATGAATTTGTCAT TCAATTTTGAGACCTGGCATCTTGAGTTGATTGCAGGACTTGTAATAATAATATCATCTAGCAGATATATTCTTCTACAGACATGGCCAGATTTCAGATATTCCAGTGAGACTGCAAATAGACAA ATCCTTACTTCACTGGAGACTTTCGATTATATCGTAGTTGCTTGTCTTCCTGGGATAAGCGag GAGGTGCTGTTTCGAGGGGCATTGATGCCTATCTTTGGACTGAACTGGATAAGTGCCTTTGTAACTAGTGCCATTTTCGGTATTCTTCACTTGGGCAATGGCAGAAAATATTCATTTGCAATCTG GGCAACGTTTGTTGGCGTAGCATATGGTTTAGCTACCATAGCTTCTTCAAGCATCATAGTTCCAATGGCTTCTCACTCCATAAACAATATTATCGGAGGCCTAATTTGGCGCTTTACCAACAATACAGAAAGAGAATAG
- the LOC4338320 gene encoding protein NUCLEOLAR FACTOR 1 isoform X1 codes for MGKPKPASATAAPRGHKRRPKRTRPSGKGGGPEPREEKRKRRELDGVGLAEESPPPGSSLGKILSTESGAIGLEQSDEDDMEDEHTVPGDDETNDMINNKDDAFDEMEASCSFHRHVSRIITNEEVNALLKQKCKFKWEVPAEDIPKSKWVGTGEKMEGAYVDLIGGVKGKLRDHWQNTLSDQLNSRLNFFSLCSSYRDIMHCNKKPFYLKGGSTVDSSTMDSYLMHALNHINRTREIVVKNDAKLRSDPSKDILDDNSFLDQGFTRPKVLFLLPLKSIARRVVKRLIQLSPLSQKDIIAKFEGKFGESDDEVEEPVQSNKPADFDLLFAGDTDDEFLFGIKYTKKSMNLFSNFYSSDIIVASPLALIKKINGVDDNGKEPAKERDFDFLSSIEIVVVDHADVILMQSWSHLYAVFEQLNQLPSKEHGTNVMRIRPWYLDQHARYYRQTILLSSYLTPEMNALFNGLCLNYEGKVKLVTEFKGVLSKIQFEAPQVYERFDASSITEVDDARFDHFCKKVYPKIQESDEGRVLLFVSSYFEYIRIRNFLKSQEASFCRIGETTSQQDISRARLWFFEGKKKILLYSERSHFYHRYKIRGAHHLIIYSLPGRKEFYPELVNMLSESENRKCTVFFSRLDLLKLERIVGTFAAQRLVSSDKSIFVFR; via the exons ATGGGGAAGCCCAAGCCCGCCTCCGCCACAGCCGCTCCTCGAG GGCACAAGAGGCGCCCGAAGAGGACAAGGCCctcggggaagggaggaggaccCGAGCCGCGCGAGGAGAAGCGCAAGAGGCGAGAGCTCGATGGTGTCGGCCTGGCGgaggagtcgccgccgccgggttccAGCCTAG GCAAAATCTTAAGTACCGAATCTGGAGCAATAGGCCTAGAGCAGAGTGATGAAGATGACATGGAAGATGAACACACTGTTCCTGGTGACGATGAGACAAATGATATGATAAACAATAAAGATGATGCTTTTGATGAAATGGAGGCTTCATG TTCATTTCATCGCCATGTTAGTCGCATCATAACGAATGAAGAAGTCAATGCATTACTAAAGCAGAAGTGTAAATTTAAATGGGAGGTGCCTGCAGAGGACATTCCAAAATCCAAATGGGTTGGAACAGGTGAAAAAATGGAG GGAGCTTATGTTGATCTTATTGGTGGTGTCAAAGGAAAGTTGAGGGATCATTGGCAGAATACCCTCTCTGATCAGTTGAATTCTAGATTGAATTTCTTCTCACTTT gTAGTAGCTATCGTGACATAATGCATTGTAATAAGAAGCCATTTTATCTAAAAGGAGGTAGCACTGTGGATTCCAGTACAATGGACTCCTATCTTATGCATGCT TTGAATCATATTAACAGAACGAGAGAGATTGTTGTAAAAAATGATGCGAAGCTTAGGAGTGACCCTAGCAAAGATATTTTGGATGATAACTCATTCCTCGATCAGGGCTTTACACGTCCAAAG GTTCTTTTCCTGTTACCTCTAAAAAGCATTGCGAGGCGTGTTGTGAAGAGGTTGATCCAACTGTCCCCACTGTCACAAAAG GATATCATTGCAAAATTCGAAGGGAAGTTTGGCGAATCAGATGATGAAGTAGAGGAGCCTGTTCAAAGTAATAAACCTGCAGACTTTGACCTACTGTTTGCTGGAGATACTGATGATGAGTTCCTTTTTGGGATAAAATATACAAA AAAATCTATGAATCTGTTCAGCAACTTCTACTCATCTGATATCATTGTTGCATCTCCTTTGGCACTTATAAAG AAAATCAATGGAGTTGATGACAACGGAAAGGAACCTGCCAAGGAAAGGGATTTTGATTTCCTATCATCAATTGAA ATAGTGGTGGTTGATCACGCAGATGTGATTCTTATGCAG AGTTGGTCACATCTGTATGCTGTGTTTGAACAATTAAATCAGTTGCCATCAAAGGAACATGGAACCAATGTGATGCGTATTAGGCCATG GTACTTGGATCAGCATGCACGTTACTATCGGCAAACAATACTCTTGAGCTCTTATCTTACTCCAG AGATGAATGCTTTATTCAATGGATTATGCTTGAATTATGAGGGGAAG GTTAAGCTGGTGACTGAATTTAAAGGTGTTCTTTCTAAAATACAGTTTGAAGCACCGCAG gtgtatgaaaggtttgatgcaTCTTCTATTACTGAAGTTGATGATGCTCGCTTTGATCATTTCTGCAAGAAG GTGTACCCAAAGATTCAGGAGTCAGATGAG GGTCGGGTGTTGCTATTCGTCAGTTCATACTTTGAATATATTAGGATAAGAAACTTCTTAAAATCTCAGGAAGCATCGTTTTGTAGAATTGGGGA GACAACATCGCAACAAGATATATCACGTGCAAGACTCTGGTTTTTTGAGGGCAAGAAAAAAATCTTACTTTATAGTGAGAGATCTCATTTCTACCACAGATACAAG ATCAGGGGAGCACACCATTTGATTATCTACTCTTTGCCAGGGAGAAAGGAATTTTACCCAGAG CTTGTAAACATGCTCAGTGAATCAGAAAACAGGAAATGCACCGTCTTTTTTTCACGTCTGGATCTTCTGaag TTAGAACGAATTGTTGGGACGTTTGCTGCACAAAGGTTGGTTTCTTCAGATAAGAGCATTTTCGTGTTCCGCTGA
- the LOC4338320 gene encoding protein NUCLEOLAR FACTOR 1 isoform X3, producing MGKPKPASATAAPRGHKRRPKRTRPSGKGGGPEPREEKRKRRELDGVGLAEESPPPGSSLGKILSTESGAIGLEQSDEDDMEDEHTVPGDDETNDMINNKDDAFDEMEASCSFHRHVSRIITNEEVNALLKQKCKFKWEVPAEDIPKSKWVGTGEKMEGAYVDLIGGVKGKLRDHWQNTLSDQLNSRLNFFSLCSSYRDIMHCNKKPFYLKGGSTVDSSTMDSYLMHALNHINRTREIVVKNDAKLRSDPSKDILDDNSFLDQGFTRPKVLFLLPLKSIARRVVKRLIQLSPLSQKDIIAKFEGKFGESDDEVEEPVQSNKPADFDLLFAGDTDDEFLFGIKYTKKSMNLFSNFYSSDIIVASPLALIKKINGVDDNGKEPAKERDFDFLSSIEIVVVDHADVILMQSWSHLYAVFEQLNQLPSKEHGTNVMRIRPWYLDQHARYYRQTILLSSYLTPEMNALFNGLCLNYEGKVKLVTEFKGVLSKIQFEAPQVYERFDASSITEVDDARFDHFCKKDQQLAVHWRYCV from the exons ATGGGGAAGCCCAAGCCCGCCTCCGCCACAGCCGCTCCTCGAG GGCACAAGAGGCGCCCGAAGAGGACAAGGCCctcggggaagggaggaggaccCGAGCCGCGCGAGGAGAAGCGCAAGAGGCGAGAGCTCGATGGTGTCGGCCTGGCGgaggagtcgccgccgccgggttccAGCCTAG GCAAAATCTTAAGTACCGAATCTGGAGCAATAGGCCTAGAGCAGAGTGATGAAGATGACATGGAAGATGAACACACTGTTCCTGGTGACGATGAGACAAATGATATGATAAACAATAAAGATGATGCTTTTGATGAAATGGAGGCTTCATG TTCATTTCATCGCCATGTTAGTCGCATCATAACGAATGAAGAAGTCAATGCATTACTAAAGCAGAAGTGTAAATTTAAATGGGAGGTGCCTGCAGAGGACATTCCAAAATCCAAATGGGTTGGAACAGGTGAAAAAATGGAG GGAGCTTATGTTGATCTTATTGGTGGTGTCAAAGGAAAGTTGAGGGATCATTGGCAGAATACCCTCTCTGATCAGTTGAATTCTAGATTGAATTTCTTCTCACTTT gTAGTAGCTATCGTGACATAATGCATTGTAATAAGAAGCCATTTTATCTAAAAGGAGGTAGCACTGTGGATTCCAGTACAATGGACTCCTATCTTATGCATGCT TTGAATCATATTAACAGAACGAGAGAGATTGTTGTAAAAAATGATGCGAAGCTTAGGAGTGACCCTAGCAAAGATATTTTGGATGATAACTCATTCCTCGATCAGGGCTTTACACGTCCAAAG GTTCTTTTCCTGTTACCTCTAAAAAGCATTGCGAGGCGTGTTGTGAAGAGGTTGATCCAACTGTCCCCACTGTCACAAAAG GATATCATTGCAAAATTCGAAGGGAAGTTTGGCGAATCAGATGATGAAGTAGAGGAGCCTGTTCAAAGTAATAAACCTGCAGACTTTGACCTACTGTTTGCTGGAGATACTGATGATGAGTTCCTTTTTGGGATAAAATATACAAA AAAATCTATGAATCTGTTCAGCAACTTCTACTCATCTGATATCATTGTTGCATCTCCTTTGGCACTTATAAAG AAAATCAATGGAGTTGATGACAACGGAAAGGAACCTGCCAAGGAAAGGGATTTTGATTTCCTATCATCAATTGAA ATAGTGGTGGTTGATCACGCAGATGTGATTCTTATGCAG AGTTGGTCACATCTGTATGCTGTGTTTGAACAATTAAATCAGTTGCCATCAAAGGAACATGGAACCAATGTGATGCGTATTAGGCCATG GTACTTGGATCAGCATGCACGTTACTATCGGCAAACAATACTCTTGAGCTCTTATCTTACTCCAG AGATGAATGCTTTATTCAATGGATTATGCTTGAATTATGAGGGGAAG GTTAAGCTGGTGACTGAATTTAAAGGTGTTCTTTCTAAAATACAGTTTGAAGCACCGCAG gtgtatgaaaggtttgatgcaTCTTCTATTACTGAAGTTGATGATGCTCGCTTTGATCATTTCTGCAAGAAG GATCAACAGCTTGCTGTGCACTGGAGATATTGCGTGTAA
- the LOC4338320 gene encoding protein NUCLEOLAR FACTOR 1 isoform X4 → MGAYVDLIGGVKGKLRDHWQNTLSDQLNSRLNFFSLCSSYRDIMHCNKKPFYLKGGSTVDSSTMDSYLMHALNHINRTREIVVKNDAKLRSDPSKDILDDNSFLDQGFTRPKVLFLLPLKSIARRVVKRLIQLSPLSQKDIIAKFEGKFGESDDEVEEPVQSNKPADFDLLFAGDTDDEFLFGIKYTKKSMNLFSNFYSSDIIVASPLALIKKINGVDDNGKEPAKERDFDFLSSIEIVVVDHADVILMQSWSHLYAVFEQLNQLPSKEHGTNVMRIRPWYLDQHARYYRQTILLSSYLTPEMNALFNGLCLNYEGKVKLVTEFKGVLSKIQFEAPQVYERFDASSITEVDDARFDHFCKKVYPKIQESDEGRVLLFVSSYFEYIRIRNFLKSQEASFCRIGETTSQQDISRARLWFFEGKKKILLYSERSHFYHRYKIRGAHHLIIYSLPGRKEFYPELVNMLSESENRKCTVFFSRLDLLKLERIVGTFAAQRLVSSDKSIFVFR, encoded by the exons ATG GGAGCTTATGTTGATCTTATTGGTGGTGTCAAAGGAAAGTTGAGGGATCATTGGCAGAATACCCTCTCTGATCAGTTGAATTCTAGATTGAATTTCTTCTCACTTT gTAGTAGCTATCGTGACATAATGCATTGTAATAAGAAGCCATTTTATCTAAAAGGAGGTAGCACTGTGGATTCCAGTACAATGGACTCCTATCTTATGCATGCT TTGAATCATATTAACAGAACGAGAGAGATTGTTGTAAAAAATGATGCGAAGCTTAGGAGTGACCCTAGCAAAGATATTTTGGATGATAACTCATTCCTCGATCAGGGCTTTACACGTCCAAAG GTTCTTTTCCTGTTACCTCTAAAAAGCATTGCGAGGCGTGTTGTGAAGAGGTTGATCCAACTGTCCCCACTGTCACAAAAG GATATCATTGCAAAATTCGAAGGGAAGTTTGGCGAATCAGATGATGAAGTAGAGGAGCCTGTTCAAAGTAATAAACCTGCAGACTTTGACCTACTGTTTGCTGGAGATACTGATGATGAGTTCCTTTTTGGGATAAAATATACAAA AAAATCTATGAATCTGTTCAGCAACTTCTACTCATCTGATATCATTGTTGCATCTCCTTTGGCACTTATAAAG AAAATCAATGGAGTTGATGACAACGGAAAGGAACCTGCCAAGGAAAGGGATTTTGATTTCCTATCATCAATTGAA ATAGTGGTGGTTGATCACGCAGATGTGATTCTTATGCAG AGTTGGTCACATCTGTATGCTGTGTTTGAACAATTAAATCAGTTGCCATCAAAGGAACATGGAACCAATGTGATGCGTATTAGGCCATG GTACTTGGATCAGCATGCACGTTACTATCGGCAAACAATACTCTTGAGCTCTTATCTTACTCCAG AGATGAATGCTTTATTCAATGGATTATGCTTGAATTATGAGGGGAAG GTTAAGCTGGTGACTGAATTTAAAGGTGTTCTTTCTAAAATACAGTTTGAAGCACCGCAG gtgtatgaaaggtttgatgcaTCTTCTATTACTGAAGTTGATGATGCTCGCTTTGATCATTTCTGCAAGAAG GTGTACCCAAAGATTCAGGAGTCAGATGAG GGTCGGGTGTTGCTATTCGTCAGTTCATACTTTGAATATATTAGGATAAGAAACTTCTTAAAATCTCAGGAAGCATCGTTTTGTAGAATTGGGGA GACAACATCGCAACAAGATATATCACGTGCAAGACTCTGGTTTTTTGAGGGCAAGAAAAAAATCTTACTTTATAGTGAGAGATCTCATTTCTACCACAGATACAAG ATCAGGGGAGCACACCATTTGATTATCTACTCTTTGCCAGGGAGAAAGGAATTTTACCCAGAG CTTGTAAACATGCTCAGTGAATCAGAAAACAGGAAATGCACCGTCTTTTTTTCACGTCTGGATCTTCTGaag TTAGAACGAATTGTTGGGACGTTTGCTGCACAAAGGTTGGTTTCTTCAGATAAGAGCATTTTCGTGTTCCGCTGA